The Mauremys reevesii isolate NIE-2019 linkage group 1, ASM1616193v1, whole genome shotgun sequence genome has a segment encoding these proteins:
- the CRLF2 gene encoding cytokine receptor-like factor 2 has product MGLVLPAHAAIFILGNLVASQPFAQSLKETINITAVNFNGERMQIIWKAKDYFPDRNVTFFYRFGTALQNRAWKQCPNYILDQGYNSGCLFKTEGPTLNISFKDKNGTEELFYYMLKSDFFIKPNPPENITFHWKGDRVTIECNKPKTPARCLQLELQYKSKYDEEWQSRKSACCKVEEQGFDPEKCYSFRVRLERTLDCNRIPYASEWAEVTVWRNGSLLDSCADDIKPLSYNVILLISVLAVLVILLIQIFVCKCQRFQKSVMPVIPDPKHIFSDLFNDHNGNFQEWIDKTDNAMGQTKMECVEHECIIEERTEQEDEKEASEKLCELSNMNERDYLSSAHNTCLPPAASDTVSFRSFKFCMNEDKYVIL; this is encoded by the exons ATGGGGTTAGTCCTTCCAGCCCATGCAGCAATCTTTATCTTGGGCAACCTGGTGGCTTCTCAACCATTTGCACAAA GTTTGAAAGAAACCATCAATATCACAGCAGTCAATTTCAATGGTGAACGGATGCAGATAATATGGAAAGCTAAAGACTATTTCCCTGACAGGAatgtgacttttttttacag ATTTGGCACAGCTCTTCAAAACAGAGCTTGGAAGCAATGCCCCAACTATATACTTGACCAAGGTTACAATTCTGGCTGTCTCTTCAAGACAGAGGGACCCACTCTTAACATTTCTTTTAAGGATAAGAATGGAACTGAAGAGCTTTTCTATTATATGCTAAAATCTGATTTCTTTA TAAAACCCAATCCACCTGAAAACATAACCTTCCATTGGAAAGGAGATAGAGTTACTATAGAATGTAATAAACCAAAGACACCAGCAAGGTGCTTGCAGCTTGAACTTCAGTATAAAAGCAAGTATGACGAAGAATGGCAG TCTAGAAAATCTGCATGTTGCAAAGTTGAAGAGCAAGGGTTTGATCCTGAAAAGTGCTACTCCTTCCGGGTTAGATTGGAAAGAACACTCGATTGCAATAGAATTCCTTATGCCAGCGAATGGGCAGAGGTAACAGTTTGGAGAAATGGCAGCTTACTTG ATTCATGTGCTGATGATATAAAGCCTCTGTCATACAATGtaatccttttaatttctgtgctGGCAGTCCTAGTAATACTCCTCATTCAGATTTTTGTGTGCAAATGCCAAAG ATTTCAGAAGTCAGTCATGCCTGTTATACCTGACCCAAAGCATATATTTTCTGATCTCTTTAATGATCATAATGGAAACTTCCAG GAATGGATTGACAAAACTGACAATGCAATGGGCCAAACCAAGATGGAATGTGTAGAACATGAGTGCATCATTGAGGAGAGAACTGAGCAGGAAGATGAGAAGGAAGCTAGTGAAAAGCTTTGTGAATTGTCAAACATGAATGAAAGAGATTATCTGAGTTCTGCTCATAACACTTGCCTGCCACCAGCAGCCAGTGATACAGTTTCTTTCAGGAGTTTTAAGTTTTGTATGAATGAAGACAAGTATGTCATCTTATGA